From Halalkalicoccus sp. CG83, one genomic window encodes:
- a CDS encoding YihY/virulence factor BrkB family protein: protein MGATGTVRSILDLTKEQNVTFLAASVAYYAFVSVIPLLLLAIALGSLLGGEAFAQRIVSTVQGQISDQGATVVEQALTASSGRAGASVASIVALTWSGLKLFRGMDLAFDEVYGLQPQTGLLGQVKDGLTVLLTVGLAAVLMIGLGVVLGQATRIGIPFIGVLGYVALIVGLVGVFLPLYYVMPPVEMTAREALPGALVAAVGWLVLQIVFQIYAANAGDYAAYGLLGAVLLFLTWLYFAAVLVLVGAVVNVVLAGRDPLAE from the coding sequence ATGGGTGCTACAGGAACCGTTCGCTCGATCCTCGACCTCACGAAGGAACAGAACGTCACGTTTCTGGCGGCGAGCGTCGCCTACTACGCGTTCGTCTCCGTCATCCCGCTGTTGTTGCTCGCGATCGCCCTCGGCTCGCTGCTGGGCGGGGAGGCGTTCGCCCAGCGGATCGTCTCGACCGTCCAGGGCCAGATCTCGGACCAGGGCGCGACCGTCGTCGAGCAGGCGTTGACGGCCTCGAGCGGTCGCGCCGGCGCGAGCGTCGCGAGCATCGTCGCCCTGACGTGGAGCGGGCTCAAGCTGTTCCGCGGGATGGATCTCGCCTTCGACGAGGTCTACGGACTGCAGCCACAGACGGGGCTTCTCGGGCAGGTGAAGGACGGGCTGACCGTCCTCCTCACGGTCGGTCTGGCGGCCGTCCTGATGATCGGGCTCGGAGTGGTGCTCGGCCAGGCGACGCGGATCGGCATCCCCTTCATCGGCGTGCTCGGCTACGTCGCGCTGATCGTCGGCCTCGTCGGCGTCTTCCTGCCGCTGTACTACGTGATGCCGCCCGTCGAGATGACGGCACGCGAGGCGCTCCCGGGCGCACTCGTGGCAGCGGTCGGTTGGCTCGTCCTCCAGATCGTCTTCCAGATCTACGCTGCCAACGCGGGCGACTACGCGGCGTACGGCCTCCTCGGCGCGGTGCTGCTGTTTCTCACCTGGCTCTACTTCGCCGCCGTGCTCGTCCTCGTCGGCGCGGTCGTGAACGTCGTGCTCGCGGGTCGAGATCCACTCGCCGAGTGA
- a CDS encoding universal stress protein: MAETILVPVDDSERSTEALEFALENDPDARFVVIHVHEPVYGESLAGQEIETERTGADELFEQARGLAEERGVELETVTAEGTPSAAIVEYAENNPVEKIVMGSHGREGASRVLLGSVAENVTRRSPVPVTVVR, from the coding sequence ATGGCGGAAACCATTCTCGTCCCGGTGGACGATTCGGAGCGCTCGACCGAGGCCCTCGAGTTCGCCCTCGAGAACGATCCCGACGCCCGGTTCGTCGTCATCCACGTTCACGAACCGGTCTACGGCGAGAGTCTCGCCGGACAGGAGATCGAGACGGAGCGAACCGGCGCGGACGAGCTGTTCGAGCAGGCGCGCGGGCTCGCCGAGGAACGCGGCGTCGAACTCGAGACGGTCACTGCCGAGGGGACGCCCTCGGCGGCGATCGTCGAGTACGCGGAGAACAACCCGGTCGAGAAGATCGTGATGGGTAGCCACGGCCGCGAGGGGGCCTCGCGGGTGCTTCTGGGTAGCGTCGCCGAGAACGTCACCCGCCGGTCGCCGGTGCCGGTGACGGTGGTGCGTTGA